In Rubripirellula tenax, the following are encoded in one genomic region:
- a CDS encoding HesB/IscA family protein — translation MAVKLTERAAEEVKRFQKEHNFGDDMVLRIGIAAGGCSGFSYTLNFDDSFDDKVDTKYDHHGVAVVVDKKSALYLDGTTVDWYESLEKQGFTFENPNAVKSCGCGSSFQA, via the coding sequence ATGGCAGTCAAACTAACCGAACGAGCCGCCGAAGAAGTCAAGCGGTTCCAAAAAGAACACAACTTCGGCGACGACATGGTGCTTCGAATCGGCATCGCAGCCGGCGGTTGCAGCGGATTCAGCTACACGCTGAACTTCGACGACAGCTTCGACGACAAGGTCGACACCAAATACGATCACCACGGCGTTGCCGTCGTCGTCGACAAGAAGAGTGCGTTGTACTTGGACGGCACAACCGTCGATTGGTACGAGAGCCTCGAAAAACAAGGCTTCACGTTTGAGAACCCCAACGCGGTCAAGAGCTGCGGTTGCGGAAGCTCGTTCCAGGCATAG